ACAGATCATTTGGTAAATTCACACAGTAGATGAACCTTTTCCGTTTAACAAAAGGAGAATGTTTGATGTTTATGACTGCCGTTCATCCTTATTATAAAGTCTTATATAATGACACACGAGGGATTTAATTCCAATGAAATGGTATCTGTTGCATTGTAATATGTTTACAACTGAGTTTGGgcaaaaaaataccttaaatgTGACATGTAATTAGTGCATAAAAAGGTAAAAGAACAAAGTTATTTCCACTAACAAAACTTCAACCACCAAAACTGTTTACATATAGCTTATAGGTAATATTTTTTGTCACGAAAAACGTGTCTTCTTTTTCTGTAGTTTTCCTTCCTCTTTCTCCGGAGCCACCGGAAGCGAGCTCTGTCCATTCTGTCCTGGGTGGCTGATGGGAATATCCGGTCGGGAAAAATCTCCTTCAGCTTACTCAAGAAAAACACCTCCACGTTTCGACCGGCGTGGGCCACCTCTGAGTCTGGCTGCATatcaagggggaaaaaatgtacaaaataaaaaacctaGGGCAAGTTTTCCCTAAGAAGGACACTTTATTTCAATGCAATAAAATCTGACTGATGTTctagaattttttttgttttaaatgttcacttTTGAATACAAAAGCAAGGAGCAGATTTGGTAATATTAGAGGCACAACTTTGCTTTTGTCAGCCAACGTAAAAATGCTAAACTATGACAGCGAAGATGCATTAAATTAGCTAAACTGTTGATAATAAGAACTTGAATGAGGGCAACTGGAGTTCTCCTCTcatccgaaaggcttcttcagttctgaatGATGTGGTGGGGCGTAACGACTTATAAGTAGAGAGGGTCATTACggtcacatgtgtcactgaaaCTGACCAATAATGTGCATGTTGTTAGAGACATTATAACCTCTGAGTTGTCTACCTGCTGGGAAGGGTGAGTTGTGGTCACATGATCCAGGGTGTGAATGGTTGTGAAACTGCCCGAGGAGGAAGCTGATGCCTGAGAtcacctcctctgttcaaagatgtttttttccagtttaacaATAGATGGCTTCCTTGACTCCTCTCTCACACcatctgtcttctctgtccagaattGTCCTCAGAAAAGTGTCCCTTTTCCTTGAGATGTAGGCGCactgctgagtcttgacctgTAGAGGTGGCTCTTCTGTGTTGTGCCAAACCatctttgaacagaggaggtggtcttGTGTATCACCTTCCCAGCACCTAAAATACAGCATTGTCTCTCCTCCCCAGGTAGTTTCACAACCATTCACACGTTGGATCTTGTGACTAATACTCACCCTTTTAGACAGGCAGACAACTCAGAGGTTATAATGTCTCCATCGACATGCACATCGGTCAGCGGGGTTCGGTGACACATGTGACTGTAACGACCCTCTCTGCTTATAAGATGATACTCCCCACTACCTCATTCAGAATTGAAGAAGCCTTTCGTACGATAGGTGAAATGTCCTCAAGATCCAAAAAGAAGTCCAGCttcccttattcaagctctcatgatcaccatgacctggatgactgaggaTCTTCATCAACATAGCTAAACTGTTAGAATGCTGAAGTTAGCAATTGTTATAATCTTCGAGTACTGCTGCATTTCAATCTAAATGTTCTATGTAAGGGCAAAAACAGTCGACTTGTGTTAGCCTGCAAAATCAAAGCCAATTTAAATTTAATATTTActgccacacagaaacaacgccAGTCAGGTTGTTTATAAGGATGTCGGCGTGGAAAGTAGGTCCTCTTGTTGTTAAATAAGGAATTTATCCCCACAGAATTCAGAATCCACCATCCTCATGAAAACTTACATAATTGAAAAGAGCGCAGTTCTTGAACATCAGCAGAACGTCATCGACAAACTGCTCGGCTGTGAAGTAATGGAGAGTGTTGCTCTTATCCAGTTTCCTGCGGATCACTGATAGGTCGATGGGCCTCTTGATGATCTGGTAGTAGTTTCGGGCCTGGAGCACATTCACAGTGTTTCTATTTTAACATAGGGTTTTATAATGAAAGTGAAGTAGAGCATTTTACAGACAAGCCCAGAGAGTAACCCACTCAGGTAGGTAGTGACAACAAGTACAACTGTGATGTTATGTTGTTTTTGCCCTGCAGAGtttaaaaatcaatcaaatttTTAGATAATTGACCCACAGCTAGGTTCTGTAATCATACTGTATACATGCGTTGTATTTCCCCACATTGTCATGCTGATATCTGTGTGTTACAATCCTGCCAAGGAGATTTATATCAGATATGATTATACAGATTGTTTTTCGATTCATCTGTTGGACTGACCAGAGGGCTGACAGGTTCATGGAACGGAGCGCTGAGTGCATGACAGTACAACAGTAGAGACAACTTCTCACACCTCTGCAGAGAACAAAACAAAGGGAAGTGAGTGAGCTGAACATGGTCAACTTCACGGCAAAACTTCTCACGAGAGGAGGTCAGAGTTAGAAAGAAGCTGGAGTTGTTATTCTCTTTAAACAGCTAAATAGAAGCACACTGCTGATTCTGCACCACAGCTCACCCTCTGGTCCTGGTTAGACAGCGTGTAAGGCACTTTGACTGCCCCACAGGAGTGCATGTTCTCACAGTCATAGCCCTCCACAGGCTCTCGATCAGTTCTGCACAGCGTACACACCCAATCACCTctgtaacacaaacaaaaccTCTAGCGTTGTATACTCTGGATATGAgaaaaagatagatagatatacttATTTCAGATGCCTGCACCCACAATGACTTACTGTCACTgtaaaacacattaacacattgaaACTTGATAGAAATATGTCACTTCTGGGACAGACATTCATTGAGTTGACACACTGTTGACATCATAAAGGTGTCTGTACAGCTGCTAAAAGCACAAAGCCTACTTACAGTGGGAATCTGACCAGAGTAGGTACATGACAGGTCAGGTGGTAGACTTTAGGGCAGCGGTCACAGCAGAGCAGATCTCCTCCATTCAGACAAACAGCACAAAAATCctcactctccatgttctcagtCTCTGCTCCagcttcaggctgctgctccagtgAGCAGCAAAGATCCGATCTTTGATCTTCACTGTGGTTCATTTGAAGAACATCGCCTTCACATTTAGCGCCAGAGTCGTCCTCCAGCTGCAGGCATCGatcctgctctgcttctgcttctgcttctgcttctgcttctgcttctgcttctgcttctgcttctgcttctgcttctgcttctgcttctgcctctgcctctgcctctgcctctgcctctgcctctgcctctgcctctgcctctgcctctggatctgcttctgcttctgtctctgcttctgcttctgcttctgcttctgcttctgcttctgcttctgcttctgcttctgcctctgcctctgcctctgcttctgcttctgcttctgcttctgcttctgcttctgcttctgcttctgcttctgcttctgcttctgcttctgcttctgcttctgcttctgcctctGGATCTGATTCGATCACCACGGCCTGCTCTGGATCTggatccaaataaaatgttcctGAATCGCTTTTCCCATCATCAGATCCAGAGTCACACAGGATAAATGGCTGATCTGGGTTAGATTCACAGTCAAAGCCTGAGTCCTGCTCTGGTTCTCCATGCGAGGAGCTGTCAGGACAGTAGGGTTCAGTCCAGGACGTTGGTGTTGTTTCTGTTTGATCAGCCCAATCTGCTGGCTCAGACTTGATAGATTCTTCTCTTATCTCTAAAATATCTTCCTCGTTTTGACTGAATCCATTCTGCAGGTGAAGAGAAGAGTAAAACAGTCACTAAAAAGCAGCTCAAGCTTTTCTTTGTCTCACACGACAGAATCCTGGCCTTCGTATCTGTACCTGTTGAGGACAACTTAGAGACGCATGGTGGAGCTCAGCTTCTGCTTGGCATGGCAGTCGTACCAGAGAGACTACAGGCTGCAGAGATGATAAGGACACAGACTGGAAGTTCAGACGCTCCAGGCTCACTATAGCTATGCAGGAATTACCCAGAATCCTCTGGGCCTCTGGGTGAATCCTGCAGAAATGAAACAAGGCTACATGGTCTTCCTGTCGGCTCTGCAGATCAACGGTGAGTTATGTAAAGATCAAATATTAGCACCATTTCTGATAAGTGGAAAATAGCTCAGGTTAGatacaaaattttaaaaaattcaCACAATGTCTAAAGATTCTAAAGGgatatttctgtgtttttttaattgggGTTGTGTGGAGTACCTATGAGTGTCGAACCTGCAGTGGAAAGCAGTCAGAGCTCCAACTGTGTGGAGAATCTGAAGGTTTTTCTGAAGGGGTGAGCCAAACTAGTCTGTCTCGCCCATCAGGATTTGTTCCTGACCATCCAAACTGAGGCCACTTCCAAAACACCCcacttaaaaaatatatatatatagccctTTAAGTGATTTCAGACGAGGTAGAGCTAGCTGAAACAGGGAAAAGTGAGTCTGAAAGTTAAAAAATACACAGATATACAACAAATTTGGGGATTTTAAGCCACAGATGTGATGGAAATATAGGCACTCTGCTGCCATCTGTTGTCCATagttcacccttttttttatcCTCTGTTACTGCAATGAACAGCTTGTCCAGCTCAAAAAGTGCCACAATCTGCAATTTATTGTGCAAAAAAAAGTATCTAAATATTCTGCCTTAATTAGTGACTGAAGCGAGTCGTCTCCTACAGCTTCTTGTGATTTCTAAGCTGAGCCAATCACCTTCTTGCTCCACATAACATGAACAGACATGACTGTGTACTCTTCTCATTTAACTCACAGCAGTAAAGAAAATACGCACATTTTCCAAAGTGTCAAAATGTTCCTTTACAAATGACGTCTTGTTATCAGAACAACTCACCAGTGTTGCTCCATATTTTACCTGATTCTCTTCAGAAGAGCTTTCACACTTCTGTCAGTGTGCCTTTCCCACTTCTGAGGGGGAGAGTCAGTTCGGGTTT
This genomic interval from Odontesthes bonariensis isolate fOdoBon6 chromosome 7, fOdoBon6.hap1, whole genome shotgun sequence contains the following:
- the LOC142384768 gene encoding uncharacterized protein LOC142384768, producing MADLTHRHHGNFPQRRATLLPLGVKCRVRLALEAMSPETRPSLASTTEESTSPAEHKPQLSSPEFCKMEKEANWSCDGKTRTDSPPQKWERHTDRSVKALLKRIRIHPEAQRILGNSCIAIVSLERLNFQSVSLSSLQPVVSLVRLPCQAEAELHHASLSCPQQNGFSQNEEDILEIREESIKSEPADWADQTETTPTSWTEPYCPDSSSHGEPEQDSGFDCESNPDQPFILCDSGSDDGKSDSGTFYLDPDPEQAVVIESDPEAEAEAEAEAEAEAEAEAEAEAEAEAEAEAEAEAEAEAEAEAEAEAEAEAEAEAEAETEAEADPEAEAEAEAEAEAEAEAEAEAEAEAEAEAEAEAEAEAEAEAEAEAEAEQDRCLQLEDDSGAKCEGDVLQMNHSEDQRSDLCCSLEQQPEAGAETENMESEDFCAVCLNGGDLLCCDRCPKVYHLTCHVPTLVRFPLGDWVCTLCRTDREPVEGYDCENMHSCGAVKVPYTLSNQDQRRCEKLSLLLYCHALSAPFHEPVSPLARNYYQIIKRPIDLSVIRRKLDKSNTLHYFTAEQFVDDVLLMFKNCALFNYPDSEVAHAGRNVEVFFLSKLKEIFPDRIFPSATQDRMDRARFRWLRRKRKENYRKRRHVFRDKKYYL